The Metabacillus schmidteae genome has a segment encoding these proteins:
- a CDS encoding acyl-CoA thioesterase, with product MTNSEEKTCKESLVIKTSRVFPLDTNNHNTLFGGKLMSYIDDVASISAAMHSRCEVVTASTDSVDFLIPIRQSDSVSLKSYVSSVGRSSMEVFVKVIAEDLKTGERKLAATSFLTFVALNNQGKPQPVPKVIPESDEEVMLFNTAQQRRNVRKERREHSEAFANVVTL from the coding sequence ATGACAAACAGTGAAGAAAAAACATGTAAAGAATCCCTTGTGATTAAGACAAGTAGAGTATTTCCATTGGACACAAACAACCATAATACGTTATTCGGAGGTAAATTAATGAGCTATATTGATGATGTTGCCTCCATTTCAGCAGCTATGCATTCCAGATGTGAAGTTGTAACAGCTTCAACTGATTCTGTTGATTTCTTAATTCCAATCCGTCAAAGCGACTCTGTAAGTTTAAAATCGTATGTTTCATCTGTAGGTCGCTCATCTATGGAGGTTTTTGTAAAGGTCATTGCCGAAGACTTAAAAACAGGTGAACGAAAACTTGCCGCTACCTCCTTTTTAACTTTTGTGGCATTAAATAACCAAGGTAAACCACAGCCAGTCCCTAAGGTCATTCCGGAATCTGATGAGGAAGTTATGCTGTTTAATACTGCACAACAACGAAGAAATGTCCGTAAAGAGCGACGTGAGCATAGTGAAGCTTTTGCAAATGTTGTGACATTGTAA
- the katA gene encoding catalase KatA, protein MTNNRLTTSWGAPVGDNQNSITAGNRGPTLLQDVHLLEKLAHFNRERVPERVVHAKGAGAHGYFEVTNDVTKYTKANLFSEVGKRTPLFIRFSTVAGENGSADTVRDPRGFAVKFYTEEGNYDIVGNNTPVFFIRDAIKFPDFIHTQKRDPQTHLKNPNAVWDFWSLSPESLHQVTILMSDRGIPATLRHMHGFGSHTFKWTNAEGDGVWIKYHFKTEQGVKNISPEVAAQIAGENPDYHTEDLFNAIEKGDFPAWKLYVQIMPLEDANTYKWDPFDVTKVWSQKDYPLIEVGRMVLDRNPENYFAEVEQATFSPGTLVPGVDVSPDKMLQGRLFAYHDAHRYRVGANHQALPINRAKNEVKNYQRDGQMRFDDNGGKSVYYEPNSFGGPTETPENKQAAYPVSGVAESVAYDHNDHYTQAGDLYRLMTEEQRAHLVSNIVAAMKPVERDDIKLRQIGHFYKADPEYGTRIAEGLGLAVPSEVK, encoded by the coding sequence ATGACAAATAACAGACTAACTACTAGCTGGGGTGCTCCAGTAGGGGACAACCAGAATTCAATTACAGCAGGAAATCGCGGCCCAACATTATTACAAGATGTACACCTTTTAGAAAAGCTTGCACATTTTAATAGAGAACGTGTTCCTGAACGTGTTGTTCATGCCAAAGGTGCAGGTGCACACGGTTATTTTGAAGTAACAAATGATGTGACAAAATATACGAAAGCAAATCTTTTCTCTGAAGTAGGAAAACGCACACCATTATTTATTCGTTTTTCAACTGTCGCAGGAGAAAATGGCTCAGCTGATACAGTGCGTGATCCACGTGGTTTTGCTGTTAAGTTTTATACGGAAGAAGGGAACTACGATATCGTAGGAAACAATACACCGGTATTCTTTATTCGTGATGCTATTAAATTCCCGGACTTCATACATACGCAAAAGCGTGATCCGCAAACACATTTGAAAAATCCTAATGCAGTGTGGGATTTCTGGTCATTATCTCCAGAATCATTACACCAGGTAACCATTCTTATGTCTGATCGTGGTATTCCGGCGACATTACGACATATGCATGGATTTGGAAGTCATACATTTAAGTGGACAAATGCTGAAGGTGATGGAGTATGGATTAAATATCACTTCAAAACAGAGCAAGGTGTTAAAAATATCTCACCGGAAGTAGCAGCACAAATTGCTGGTGAAAATCCGGATTATCATACTGAAGATTTATTTAATGCAATCGAAAAAGGCGATTTCCCAGCTTGGAAATTATACGTACAAATTATGCCTTTAGAAGATGCGAATACTTACAAATGGGATCCATTTGATGTAACAAAGGTTTGGTCTCAAAAAGACTATCCACTTATCGAAGTAGGACGCATGGTATTAGACCGTAACCCGGAAAACTACTTTGCAGAGGTGGAGCAGGCAACATTCTCACCTGGTACATTAGTTCCAGGAGTAGACGTATCACCGGATAAAATGCTTCAAGGACGTTTATTCGCATATCATGATGCACACCGTTACCGTGTAGGTGCTAATCACCAGGCACTTCCAATTAACCGTGCAAAAAATGAAGTAAAAAACTACCAACGTGACGGCCAAATGCGCTTTGATGATAACGGTGGAAAATCAGTATACTATGAGCCAAACAGCTTCGGTGGTCCAACTGAAACACCAGAAAACAAACAAGCTGCATACCCGGTTTCTGGAGTTGCTGAAAGTGTAGCATATGATCACAATGATCACTACACCCAGGCAGGTGACTTATACCGTCTCATGACAGAAGAACAACGTGCACACTTAGTGTCAAACATTGTTGCTGCAATGAAGCCTGTCGAAAGAGACGATATTAAATTACGTCAAATTGGCCACTTTTACAAAGCAGATCCGGAATACGGAACTCGTATAGCAGAAGGCTTAGGTTTAGCTGTACCATCAGAAGTTAAATAA
- a CDS encoding response regulator transcription factor produces the protein MNKESILIVEDEEKILRLLELELGYEGYEIVKAIDGVTALEAYRKGTFDLILLDVMLPGLSGIELLRRIRVKDAYTPVILLTAKGSVEDKVSGLDLGANDYITKPFQMEELLARIRAVLRMSSRPPQQSEQTDLDDWLIAGELRVNEKTREVLRGEHEIELTPKEFDLLLFLLRNKRQVLNREQILEAVWGYDYFGDTNVVDVYIRYIRKKIDFPFDYPFIHTVRGVGYVLKEAK, from the coding sequence ATGAACAAAGAATCTATTTTAATTGTTGAAGATGAAGAGAAAATTTTAAGATTACTTGAACTGGAGCTTGGCTATGAAGGCTATGAAATTGTAAAAGCGATAGACGGAGTTACTGCATTGGAAGCTTATCGAAAAGGGACTTTTGATCTTATTTTATTAGATGTCATGCTCCCTGGTTTGAGTGGAATTGAGCTGCTTCGCCGAATTCGAGTGAAAGATGCATATACACCTGTAATTTTGCTAACAGCGAAAGGCTCTGTTGAAGATAAAGTCTCAGGTTTAGATTTAGGAGCAAATGATTATATAACAAAGCCCTTTCAAATGGAGGAACTACTTGCAAGAATACGTGCTGTGTTGCGGATGAGCTCCAGGCCACCTCAACAAAGTGAACAAACGGATCTTGATGACTGGCTAATTGCCGGTGAATTAAGGGTGAATGAAAAAACACGTGAAGTACTAAGAGGTGAACATGAGATTGAGTTAACACCTAAGGAATTTGATTTGCTTCTATTTCTTCTAAGGAATAAGAGGCAAGTTCTTAACCGTGAGCAAATTCTCGAAGCAGTATGGGGATACGATTATTTTGGTGATACAAATGTTGTTGATGTGTATATCCGCTATATACGCAAGAAAATCGACTTTCCATTTGATTATCCATTTATACATACAGTACGTGGTGTTGGCTACGTATTAAAGGAAGCAAAATGA
- a CDS encoding PepSY domain-containing protein has product MKKIITFSLAAAVVLGGAVAINHSYAQENNETIGIDKAKEAALKKVDGVVESVELENRLGQPVYEVEIDKDQKDYDLYVNATTAEISKVEEKIDDDNDDDDNINANKLSSKSLITEKEAIEIAKTKINGELNEIELDEDDGRYVYDMEFRTSTGEAEITIDAETKEIVEFENDNDNDD; this is encoded by the coding sequence ATGAAGAAAATAATTACATTCTCATTAGCAGCGGCAGTCGTATTGGGAGGTGCAGTAGCGATAAACCATAGCTATGCACAAGAAAACAATGAAACAATTGGAATCGATAAAGCGAAAGAAGCAGCGTTAAAGAAGGTTGATGGTGTTGTTGAAAGTGTAGAACTGGAAAATCGATTAGGTCAGCCTGTTTATGAAGTGGAAATTGACAAAGATCAAAAGGATTATGATCTTTACGTTAATGCAACGACAGCCGAAATTAGTAAAGTAGAAGAAAAAATTGATGACGATAACGATGATGATGATAACATTAATGCAAATAAACTTTCAAGTAAGTCATTGATTACAGAAAAAGAAGCCATCGAAATAGCAAAAACAAAAATTAATGGAGAACTTAATGAAATTGAACTTGACGAAGATGACGGCAGATATGTGTATGATATGGAATTCAGAACTTCAACTGGTGAAGCAGAAATAACAATTGATGCAGAAACAAAAGAAATTGTGGAATTTGAAAATGATAACGATAATGATGATTAA
- a CDS encoding sensor histidine kinase, translating into MMIEKELEQISAETEKIANEVSEGIKQVDPNQLLQAYVPVDGMIRVLSSGGLSVAPDNTSISEKTLSKIQKTYYTGEKSEVIKYENKSYAFSVSPIIWTDGSIVSLQVTKSIGTTDEILSVLKIVLVAVTIIAVIPILLSTNILSNLITRPIKTMTETMRDIQESGQFKKIHLEEKSKDELVEMGNTFNKMIDLLQTNFKKQEEFVANASHELKTPLTIIESYADLVKRRGKQRPEVIDESIEAIHSEAVRMRDMIEQLLLLAKHDEKWNIDKKDTNITELVKESAKIFQNAYQRTVEFESVGAIYALTDPQKLKQLLFIFLDNAKKYSEEEISIYIEENKGRPCIRITDRGIGIPQNDLPKIFDRFYRVDKARTRKQGGSGLGLSMAKEIAEALNIHILVESVEGIGTTVKLSL; encoded by the coding sequence ATGATGATTGAAAAAGAGTTGGAGCAAATTAGTGCTGAAACTGAGAAGATTGCAAATGAGGTTAGTGAAGGAATAAAACAAGTAGATCCTAACCAACTGTTGCAGGCGTACGTACCCGTTGATGGGATGATTCGAGTATTATCTTCAGGAGGATTATCAGTTGCACCTGATAATACATCAATTTCTGAAAAAACTCTAAGTAAAATACAGAAAACATATTATACAGGAGAAAAAAGTGAGGTCATCAAGTATGAGAATAAAAGCTATGCCTTTTCCGTAAGTCCAATAATTTGGACAGATGGTAGTATTGTAAGCCTGCAAGTAACAAAGAGTATTGGTACAACTGATGAGATTCTCTCAGTCCTCAAAATTGTTTTAGTTGCAGTAACCATTATTGCCGTTATCCCGATCCTATTATCAACTAATATATTAAGTAATTTGATCACCCGACCAATTAAAACAATGACAGAGACAATGAGGGATATTCAGGAAAGTGGACAATTCAAAAAAATACACCTCGAGGAAAAGTCTAAAGATGAACTAGTCGAGATGGGGAATACCTTCAATAAAATGATTGATCTTCTGCAAACAAACTTCAAAAAACAGGAGGAGTTTGTAGCAAATGCATCCCATGAATTAAAAACACCTTTAACTATTATCGAGAGTTATGCAGATTTAGTGAAAAGAAGAGGCAAGCAGAGACCTGAAGTAATTGATGAGTCTATTGAGGCCATTCATTCTGAAGCTGTTAGAATGAGAGACATGATTGAACAACTTCTTCTATTGGCTAAACATGATGAAAAATGGAATATTGATAAAAAAGATACCAATATAACAGAGCTAGTAAAAGAATCGGCAAAAATTTTTCAGAATGCATACCAAAGAACAGTTGAATTTGAGTCAGTTGGTGCGATCTATGCCTTAACAGATCCTCAAAAGTTAAAGCAATTACTATTTATTTTCCTGGACAACGCAAAAAAGTATAGTGAAGAGGAAATTTCTATTTATATAGAAGAAAACAAAGGGCGTCCATGCATTAGAATAACGGACAGAGGAATTGGAATTCCCCAAAATGATTTACCTAAAATCTTTGATAGGTTTTATCGTGTTGACAAAGCGCGAACCCGCAAGCAAGGAGGAAGTGGATTAGGACTTTCAATGGCAAAGGAAATTGCAGAAGCTCTAAATATTCATATTCTTGTAGAAAGTGTCGAAGGTATTGGGACAACTGTCAAACTAAGCTTATAG
- a CDS encoding 3-ketoacyl-ACP reductase, with the protein MAQSLKGKVALVTGAGKGIGRATAIALAHEGVNVALLARTEQDLVEVAKEIEALGVKTAYATADVSSIDDVNAAVEKLKTSLGPVDILINNAGIGKFGKFLELEPEEWKKIIDVNLMGVYYVTRVVLPQLIDKNGGDIINISSTAGQKGAPVTSAYSASKFGVLGLTESLALEVRKHNIRVTALTPSTVATELAYKENLTDGNPEKVMQPEDLAEYMVAQLKLHPRIFIKSAGLWSTNP; encoded by the coding sequence ATGGCGCAATCATTAAAAGGGAAAGTCGCTCTTGTAACTGGAGCTGGAAAAGGTATTGGACGTGCAACGGCAATCGCCCTTGCTCACGAGGGAGTAAATGTTGCATTATTAGCACGAACAGAACAAGATTTAGTGGAAGTAGCAAAAGAAATTGAAGCTCTCGGAGTAAAAACCGCCTATGCAACAGCTGATGTTTCGTCAATCGACGACGTAAATGCTGCTGTAGAAAAACTAAAAACGTCTCTAGGTCCAGTTGACATTCTTATAAATAATGCAGGTATTGGAAAGTTCGGTAAATTCCTTGAACTAGAACCAGAAGAGTGGAAAAAAATTATCGATGTTAACTTAATGGGTGTTTATTATGTTACTCGTGTAGTCTTACCTCAATTAATTGATAAAAATGGTGGAGATATTATTAATATCTCTTCAACTGCAGGTCAAAAAGGTGCTCCTGTTACAAGTGCATACAGTGCTTCAAAATTTGGTGTTTTAGGACTAACAGAATCACTTGCATTAGAGGTACGCAAGCATAATATTCGTGTAACAGCTCTAACACCAAGTACCGTTGCAACGGAATTAGCTTACAAAGAAAACCTTACAGATGGTAATCCCGAAAAAGTCATGCAACCAGAAGACCTTGCAGAATATATGGTAGCACAATTAAAGCTTCATCCTAGAATTTTCATTAAATCTGCAGGACTTTGGTCAACAAATCCTTAA
- the nadE gene encoding ammonia-dependent NAD(+) synthetase translates to MSLQKRIMSELHVKETINPKEEINARVSFLKEYVKTTSAKGFVLGISGGQDSTLAGRLAQLAVEELRSEGYDATFIAVRLPYGVQKDEDDAQLALSFIKPDKSVAFDISGAVNAFANDYEKTMGESLSDFNKGNVKARTRMITQYAIGGQEGLLVIGTDHAAEAVTGFFTKYGDGGADLLPLTGLTKRQGKRLLQELNAPERLYLKIPTADLLDNTPLQADETELGISYDQLDDYLEGKLVESEVAEKIEKRYLISQHKREVPASMFDDWWKNK, encoded by the coding sequence ATGAGTTTACAAAAACGAATTATGAGTGAACTACATGTAAAAGAAACAATAAATCCAAAGGAAGAAATAAATGCACGTGTATCATTTTTAAAAGAATATGTGAAAACAACAAGTGCTAAAGGCTTTGTTCTTGGTATCAGCGGCGGTCAAGATTCAACTTTAGCAGGACGTTTGGCTCAATTAGCCGTTGAAGAATTACGCAGTGAAGGTTATGATGCAACGTTTATTGCTGTAAGACTTCCCTATGGTGTTCAAAAAGATGAAGATGATGCACAATTAGCTCTTTCTTTTATCAAACCGGATAAAAGTGTTGCTTTTGACATTTCAGGTGCAGTTAATGCATTTGCTAACGATTATGAAAAAACAATGGGAGAATCACTCTCAGACTTTAACAAAGGAAATGTAAAAGCAAGAACTCGAATGATAACACAATATGCAATCGGCGGTCAGGAAGGACTTTTAGTCATCGGCACAGACCATGCTGCAGAAGCTGTTACAGGATTTTTCACCAAATATGGTGACGGAGGAGCCGACTTATTACCACTTACAGGTCTAACAAAACGCCAAGGTAAACGTCTATTACAAGAATTAAATGCTCCTGAGCGCTTATATCTTAAAATACCAACCGCAGATTTATTGGACAATACTCCACTTCAGGCAGACGAAACAGAGCTTGGTATTTCCTATGATCAATTAGATGACTACTTGGAAGGTAAACTAGTCGAATCTGAAGTAGCTGAAAAGATCGAAAAACGTTACCTTATCTCACAGCATAAGCGTGAAGTACCAGCTTCCATGTTTGATGATTGGTGGAAAAATAAATAA
- a CDS encoding PepSY domain-containing protein, whose amino-acid sequence MNKKRWFFLIGSFAIVGVILFSAIQLWGPTSEAQALTEEEAKDKALDKYTGEIIDTTKKDNEYHFVLKAETGIYLIIIHAMSGDIVSITQQTKNTDKIPAEDQKKLLTEEEVKAKIRTQGTIKSIELIQADSSSYYQAIVQRENEEHTLSIDPYTGKVTNSTKTSQRLLSETEAINLAVEAVNGEVDDVDFIEREGQTPYYLIEIEADDDREATIKVDAYKKEAISVSWEEQEDEDDS is encoded by the coding sequence ATGAATAAAAAAAGATGGTTTTTTCTTATTGGCAGTTTTGCGATTGTCGGTGTCATTCTTTTCTCTGCTATCCAGTTATGGGGTCCTACATCAGAGGCTCAGGCATTAACGGAAGAAGAGGCGAAAGATAAGGCGTTAGACAAATATACAGGTGAAATTATTGATACAACCAAAAAAGATAATGAGTATCATTTTGTCTTAAAAGCTGAGACTGGAATATATTTGATTATTATTCATGCAATGAGCGGGGATATTGTTTCCATAACACAACAAACAAAAAATACGGATAAAATACCTGCAGAAGATCAAAAAAAGCTTTTAACTGAAGAAGAAGTGAAAGCTAAAATAAGAACACAAGGCACGATCAAATCAATTGAACTCATCCAAGCTGATTCTTCATCTTATTACCAGGCAATCGTACAAAGGGAAAATGAAGAACATACATTATCCATTGATCCATATACGGGTAAGGTGACAAACTCAACGAAAACCTCTCAACGACTTTTATCAGAGACAGAAGCAATTAATTTAGCCGTTGAAGCAGTTAATGGTGAAGTGGATGATGTCGACTTCATTGAACGTGAAGGTCAAACGCCCTACTATTTAATTGAAATTGAAGCCGATGATGATCGGGAAGCTACAATTAAAGTTGATGCCTATAAAAAAGAGGCGATTTCGGTAAGCTGGGAAGAACAAGAAGATGAAGACGATTCATAA
- a CDS encoding phosphatidylglycerol lysyltransferase domain-containing protein: MYKIKNFGLSELMLEDLHLFNKYIKASTYFTGLWASNFPYIWSISRLKNINVYWKIIDSMLVTFIMTKKGFMYVWCLPFGKGNADYVISVTKKGLELCNEWNALHNYKKSAYVNLLNEKQIQFLASSNSFRKTFLYKKFDSKEIIWSVDKITQLKGKEYREIRAIRNKLHRDYPSITFREYSPSDYKGVLALKELWNKTSGQKYERITDRNLFHQILHHYQELNEMIYVATIEEEIVGFVTGSILPNGLSWGCLAKAHPNYKGVSIYLYTEFAKVIRSKDPNVSLIHVGSDNNEKGLRYFKEKFRPVEKLSQYALKLR; the protein is encoded by the coding sequence TTGTATAAAATCAAGAATTTTGGTCTAAGTGAACTAATGTTAGAAGATTTACACCTCTTTAATAAATATATAAAAGCCTCTACCTATTTCACTGGATTATGGGCATCTAATTTTCCATACATTTGGAGTATTTCACGGTTGAAAAATATAAACGTTTATTGGAAAATCATTGATTCAATGCTTGTTACGTTTATTATGACAAAAAAAGGATTTATGTACGTATGGTGTTTACCTTTCGGAAAAGGGAATGCCGATTATGTTATTTCCGTAACTAAAAAAGGGTTAGAGTTATGTAATGAGTGGAATGCTCTCCACAATTATAAAAAGAGTGCATATGTAAACTTGTTAAACGAAAAACAAATACAGTTTCTAGCTTCATCAAATTCTTTTAGAAAAACATTCCTATATAAAAAGTTTGATAGTAAAGAAATTATCTGGAGTGTAGATAAAATCACTCAATTAAAAGGAAAAGAATACAGAGAAATTAGAGCCATAAGAAATAAACTGCACAGAGACTATCCAAGTATTACATTTCGCGAATATTCACCTTCAGATTATAAGGGTGTCTTAGCTTTAAAAGAACTATGGAACAAAACTTCAGGTCAAAAATATGAGAGAATTACAGATCGCAACCTTTTTCACCAAATTCTCCATCATTATCAGGAGTTAAATGAGATGATCTATGTAGCAACAATTGAAGAAGAAATAGTAGGATTTGTCACAGGCTCAATCTTACCAAATGGCTTGTCATGGGGGTGCTTAGCAAAAGCGCATCCAAATTATAAAGGAGTTTCAATTTATTTGTATACCGAGTTTGCTAAAGTCATCCGATCAAAAGACCCTAATGTTAGCTTAATTCATGTTGGTAGTGATAATAATGAGAAAGGATTACGATATTTTAAAGAAAAGTTTCGTCCAGTTGAGAAACTGTCACAATATGCATTGAAATTAAGGTAA
- a CDS encoding nicotinate phosphoribosyltransferase, translated as MNIHYEDDSLALHTDLYQINMAESYWEDSIHNRKAVFEVFFRKLPFGNGYGIFAGLERIIQYLENFQFSKSDIDYLRDDLGYRDDFLEYLRTLRFTGNVYSVQEGEMVFGNEPIIRIEAPLAEAQLIETAILNIVNYQTLIATKAARIKQVVGDDTVMEFGTRRAHELDAAIWGTRAAYIGGFHATSNVRAGKLFDIPVSGTHAHAFVQAYKDEYIAFHKYARRHKECVFLVDTYDTLKSGVPNAIKVAKELGDKIEFKGIRLDSGDLAYLSKKARKMLDQAGFYETKIIASNDLDESTIINLKSQGAKIDVWGIGTKLITAYDQPALGAVYKLASIEDDNGKMIDTIKISGNPEKVSTPGLKKVYRIINRLNHKSEGDYITLQHEDPESEEKLKMFHPIHTFVSKFVTNFEAKDLHHLIFENGSLVYDSPSLQEMQDYTLANLGLLWDEYKRALHPEEYPVDLSQECWENKMRNIEEVKQKISEMNKQ; from the coding sequence ATGAATATACATTATGAAGACGATAGTCTTGCTCTCCACACAGACCTTTATCAAATTAATATGGCTGAATCTTATTGGGAGGATTCCATCCATAATCGAAAGGCAGTGTTTGAAGTATTTTTTCGAAAACTTCCCTTTGGAAATGGTTATGGAATTTTTGCAGGACTTGAAAGAATTATACAATATCTGGAGAACTTTCAATTTTCCAAAAGCGATATAGACTATTTGCGTGATGATTTAGGTTATAGAGATGACTTTTTAGAATACTTACGTACGCTCCGATTTACTGGAAATGTTTATTCAGTCCAAGAAGGGGAAATGGTATTTGGAAATGAACCTATCATCCGAATTGAAGCTCCTTTAGCTGAGGCACAATTGATTGAAACGGCGATATTAAACATCGTCAACTACCAAACATTAATTGCGACAAAAGCAGCTCGAATTAAACAAGTTGTTGGAGACGATACAGTAATGGAATTCGGTACTCGTCGAGCTCATGAATTAGATGCTGCGATTTGGGGAACAAGAGCGGCTTACATAGGGGGATTTCATGCTACATCTAATGTAAGAGCCGGAAAACTATTTGATATTCCTGTTTCAGGTACACATGCTCATGCATTTGTTCAAGCATACAAAGATGAATATATTGCGTTCCATAAGTATGCACGACGTCACAAAGAATGTGTATTCCTTGTTGACACGTACGATACATTAAAATCAGGTGTACCAAATGCGATTAAAGTAGCAAAAGAATTAGGAGATAAAATTGAATTTAAAGGCATTCGCCTTGATAGCGGGGACCTTGCTTATTTATCAAAAAAAGCTAGGAAAATGCTTGATCAAGCTGGTTTTTATGAGACAAAAATTATTGCTTCTAATGATCTGGATGAATCAACAATTATCAACCTAAAATCACAAGGTGCCAAAATTGATGTTTGGGGAATTGGAACAAAATTAATTACTGCTTATGACCAGCCTGCTCTCGGCGCTGTATATAAGCTTGCTTCAATCGAGGATGATAATGGAAAAATGATAGACACGATCAAAATAAGTGGAAATCCTGAAAAAGTGTCTACACCTGGTTTAAAGAAAGTTTATCGAATCATTAATAGGCTAAATCATAAATCAGAGGGTGACTATATTACCTTACAACATGAAGATCCTGAAAGCGAAGAGAAATTAAAGATGTTCCATCCTATTCATACGTTTGTCAGTAAGTTTGTTACAAACTTTGAAGCCAAAGATTTACATCATCTCATTTTCGAGAACGGATCACTTGTATATGACTCCCCTTCTCTCCAGGAAATGCAGGACTATACATTGGCGAACCTGGGTTTACTATGGGATGAATATAAACGCGCCCTTCATCCTGAAGAATATCCTGTAGATTTAAGTCAGGAATGCTGGGAAAACAAAATGAGAAACATTGAAGAAGTAAAACAAAAAATATCCGAAATGAACAAACAATAG
- a CDS encoding cysteine hydrolase family protein → MKKALINIDYTYDFVAVDGALTCGKPGQDIEKEIVTITKEFIEKEDYVVFAVDLHEKDDQFHPETALFPPHNIRGTKGRNLYGELQDLYINTKEKPNVQFMDKTRYSAFAGTNLELKLKERAITEIHLVGVCTDICVLHTAVDAFNKGFSVVVHKNAVASFNESGHDWALQHFSSCLNAKVI, encoded by the coding sequence TTGAAAAAGGCATTAATCAACATCGATTACACATATGACTTTGTTGCAGTTGACGGTGCGCTTACTTGTGGGAAACCCGGTCAAGATATTGAAAAGGAAATCGTTACAATTACAAAGGAATTCATCGAAAAAGAAGATTATGTTGTATTCGCTGTAGATCTTCATGAAAAGGATGACCAATTTCACCCGGAGACAGCATTGTTTCCACCACATAATATTCGAGGTACAAAAGGAAGAAATTTATATGGTGAGCTCCAGGATTTATACATAAACACCAAGGAAAAACCGAATGTACAATTTATGGATAAAACACGTTACAGTGCCTTTGCGGGAACAAATTTAGAATTAAAATTAAAAGAACGGGCAATTACTGAAATACATCTGGTTGGGGTTTGCACAGACATATGTGTTTTACATACTGCAGTTGATGCATTTAATAAAGGATTTTCTGTTGTTGTTCATAAGAACGCTGTTGCCAGTTTTAATGAGTCAGGTCATGATTGGGCATTGCAGCATTTTTCTTCTTGCTTGAATGCCAAAGTGATTTAG